CCGCCTGAGGCGGTCCATCCGGCGCCCGCTCCGGCGGGCGCCGTTTTCATGACAGGAGCCGGGCATGGCGCAGCCGCCGCTCAATTGGCGCGCTCCAGACGGCCGCGCGGAGGCGCTCGCGGCACTGAATGCGGCCGGGGCGGAGAAGGGGCCGCATTGGGCAGCGTCCACCCGCCCGGTGTTCGGTGAAGGTCCCCTCGACGCGCCACTCGCGCTCATCGGCGAGCAGCCGGGCGACAAGGAGGACGAGGAAGGCCGCCCCTTCGTCGGCCCCGCCGGCAGGCTGCTCGACCGGGCTCTGGAGGAGGCGGGGATTGCGCGGAGAGACTGTTATCTCACCAATGCGGTGAAGCACTTCAAGTTCGTCCAGCGTGGCAAGCGGCGCATCCATCAGAAGCCCGGCGCGGGGGATGTCGCCTATTATCGCTGGTGGCT
The nucleotide sequence above comes from Xanthobacter flavus. Encoded proteins:
- a CDS encoding UdgX family uracil-DNA binding protein (This protein belongs to the uracil DNA glycosylase superfamily, members of which act in excision repair of DNA. However, it belongs more specifically to UdgX branch, whose founding member was found to bind uracil in DNA (where it does not belong), without cleaving it, appears to promote DNA repair by a pathway involving RecA, rather than base excision.); amino-acid sequence: MAQPPLNWRAPDGRAEALAALNAAGAEKGPHWAASTRPVFGEGPLDAPLALIGEQPGDKEDEEGRPFVGPAGRLLDRALEEAGIARRDCYLTNAVKHFKFVQRGKRRIHQKPGAGDVAYYRWWLEAELDLVAPRRVVTLGATALLALSGKPLAISRLRGPARLQGREAFVTVHPSSILRAPDADRAGAYAGFLADLRAARDLSVADLPPAGAH